The following nucleotide sequence is from Pseudomonas sessilinigenes.
CGTTGAACATCAGCGGCAACTTCGAGTACCGCTTCAACGATGACTGGAAGGGCAACCTGAGCGCCTCGCGTAGCCGGGTGGTGATCGATGACTACAGCTCGTTTGCGTGGGGTGGCTGCACCACCGGCTGCATCAATGACAATGGCAACTACTTCAGCCCTGAGGGCAACTACGACATCTACGATTTCCGCAGCCCCGACGACACCCGACGCAACGACGAAGTGCAGGCAGTGCTCAGTGGTCGCTTCGATGCAGGAGGACTGGGCCATGAGCTGAGTCTGGGCACCAGTGCGTTCAGGCGGGTAGTGAACAATCGCGATCAGGTGATGCACCCCATCGGCGATGGCAATATCGATAGCGAACCGGCTGATTTCTCTCGCTACAACGGCCCGCTCGGTGACTCACATCGACGCCTGGACAGCCGCCAGTATGGGCTCTTCCTCAGTGATCGCATCAGTTTCAACGAGCAATGGCAAACCGTCCTGGGTGGTAGAGAAGTACGCCTGGATGAAAAAGCCTCCAACACCCTGAGTGGCACGGATCGCCACACCCAGCGCTATATGTTCCTGCCCCAGGCGGCGCTGATCTACAAGCCGATGGCCAACCTGTCGCTCTACACCCAGTACGGCAAGGGCCTGTCCCTGGGCGGGCAGGCCCCCTGGTTCATTACCACTAATAAATTCGAAATCCTGGCCCCCACCGTGTCACGGCAGATCGAGACCGGGATCAAGTACGACTGGCAGCGCATGAGCTTCACCGCCGCGTTGTTCCAGATGCGCCAGGCCTACCAGTACGCACGCCCGGACGGCAATGGCCAGTTCACCTACATCCAGCAAGGCCAGCAGAAGAACACCGGCCTGGAGCTCTCGGCCAATGGCTGGGCCACCCAGCGCCTGCAGGTCGCCGCCAGCGTCGCGGCGATTCGCGCGCGGGTCGAAGGCACCGGCACCCCGGCCTACGAAGGCCACCAGGCCCTCAACGTGCCACGCCTGCGAGCCAGCCTCCAGGGCGACTACGCCCTGCCCTGGCTCGACGGCCTGGCCCTGCTGGGCGGAATGCAATACAGCGCCAGCAAGTACGCCGACCGCACGGGCAACGTCAGCGCCGGCAGCTACGCGATCTTCAACATCGGCAGCCGCTACAGCACCCGCATCGATGGTTACGACACGGTGTTCCGCCTGACCGTGGACAACCTGTTCGACAAGCGCTACTGGCGTGACGTCGGCGAATACCTGGGCGACGACTACCTGTTCCAGGGCGCACCGCTGACCGCCCGCCTGAGCGCCTCGATCAACTTCTGACTCCGCGCCTCGTCCCAAAGCCTGCGCCAGCGGCCACACAAAACACCTGTAGCCGCTGCCGAGCCCGCGAGACTGCGACCGGGCGCGCAGCGCCCGCAAACCCAGGCGACACGATTTACCGGCCCTACGCCTCGTCCCGAGGCGTACGCAGCCTGCGCCAGCGCCTACACGAAGCCTTGGCCGCCATCTGCCCTCGCGATAAGGCCATCTCCAATCTGCACGACCGGCACCACATTCATGCAGTTAGGATATGGGCAACTCCCCCCACCCTGGCCCAGCCAGCGGTACGAACAATAAACCGGAGATTGCCCGATGCTGCCCCCTGCCCCCGATAACACCCCACTCCAGCCCCTGCCCACCGACCTGGTGGATGAACTGACCGCTCTGCTGGGCCAGCGCTTCAGCACCGCCGCCAGTGTTCGCGAGCATCACGGCCGGGACATCTCCGCCCTCGATCCGCTGCCGCCGCAAGGGGTGGCCTTCGTCCATCACCTCGACGAAATCATCGCTGTGCAGCAGGCCTGCCATCGCCATCGGGTGCCGATCATTCCCTACGGCAGCGGCAGCTCCCTGGAAGGCTGGTTGCATGCGGTCCACGGTGGGGTGTGCATCGATGTATCGGCGATGAACCAGATCCTGGAGATCCGCGTCGACGACATGGACGTCACCGTGCAACCTGGGGTAACCCGCAAGCAGCTCAATGCCGCGCTGCACGGCACCGGCCTGTTCTTCCCCATCGACCCCGGCGCCGACGCCTCTCTGGGTGGCATGGCGGCGACCCGGGCCTCGGGCACCAACGCCGTGCGCTACGGCACCATGCGCGAAAATGTCCTGGCCCTGACCGCGGTGCTGGCCGATGGCCGCGTGCTGCACACCGGCGGCCGGGCGCGCAAATCCTCCTCGGGCTACGACCTTACCCATCTGCTGGTGGGCTCCGGCGGCACCCTGGCCACGGTGGCCGAGCTGACGGTGAAGTTGCACCCGATCCCCGAGGCAATTTCTGCTGCGGTGTGCAATTTCCCCAGCGTCGATCAGGCGGTGCAAACCGTGATCCAGGCCATCCAGCTGGGAGTGCCGATTGCCCGTATCGAACTGATCGACGCCCTCACCGTGCGCGCCCTGAACGCCTACAGCAAAACCCGGTTGAACGAAGCGCCGTCACTGTTCTTCGAACTGCACGGCTCCGAGTCCTCGGTCAAGGAACAGGTGGAAACCATCCGCCTGCTGGCCGACGAACACGGCGGCCAGGATTTCGAATGGGCGGTGCACCCGGAAGACCGCAGCCGCCTGTGGCAGGCACGGCACGATGGTTACTTCGCCGCCGTGGCCCTGCGCCCCGGCTGCCGCGCCCTGACCACCGACGCCGTGGTGCCGATCTCGCGCCTGGCCGAATGCATCGAAGCCACCTCCGCCGACCTGCAACAACAAGGCCTGCTGGCGCCGATCTTCGGCCATGTGGGCGACGGCAATTTCCATGCGGTGATCCTGGTCGACCCCGACGACCCCGAGGAAGTGCAACGCGCCGACGGCGTGGCCCAGCGCCTGGCGGAACGGGCCATCGCCCTGCAGGGTTCCTGCACCGGCGAGCACGGCATCGGCCTGACCAAGCAGGCCTATATGAGCCTGGAGCACGGGCAGAACGCGGTGGATGCGATGGCGGCGATCAAGGCCGCCCTCGACCCACGGCAACTGATGAACCCGGGCAAGATCTTCCCCCGCGGCCCGGCCACCGACTAAGGCTGCCCCCGCCAAGGAGCCCCCATGGAAATCCGCCAGCTGAAATACTTCGTCGCCGTGGTCGATGCCGGCAGCCTGTCCCGCGCAGCCCGGGAGGTACACGTGGCGCAATCGGCCCTGAGCAAGCAGATGTCGGCCCTGGAAGCCGACCTCGGCGCCCAGTTGTTCCATCGCAGCAACAGCGGTATCCGCGTCAACGATGCCGGCAAACTGTTCTACGAATACGCCCAGGGCCTGCTCAAGCACCTGCAGGACGCCCGCGCCGCACTCAGCAGCGAACCCGGCGCGTTGACCGGTTCCATCGTCGTCGCCCTGCCCCAGAGCGTGGCCAGCACCGTGGCCCTGCCGCTGATCCAGGCCGTGGCCCGCACCTACCCCAAGGTCGAGCTGCACCTCAATGAAGAACTCACCGGCAACCTGGTGGACCAGCTGGTGCGGGGCCGGGTCGACATCGCCCTGTTCACGCCCATCGGCCTGCCGCCACAAGTCAGCTTCAGCCCGCTGCTGGAAGAAGACTTCTACCTGATCCACCGTGCCGACGACCGTCACGCCCCGCCACCGGGCGAGGTGACCCTGGCCGAAGCCGTGGCCCGGCCGCTGGTGTTTCCCAGCCGCGCCCACAGCCACAGCACCCGGGCCTGCGTCGACCAGGCCCTGGAGCGCTTGCACTTGCCACCGGCCCAGGTGGCCATGGAAGTCAACTCGGTGCACATCCTCAAGAGCGCCGTGGAGGCCGGCATCGGCCCCAGCATCATGCCGCTGAACCTGGCCCTGCGCGAAGTCGCCGAAGGCCGGCTGGTGGCCCATGCCATTGAGCCCCGGGAAGTCTTTCGCACCCTGGGCATCTGCGTCTGCGAAGCCCTGCCCGGCAGCAACCTGCGCAGTGCCATCGCCAACCTGATCGCCCAGGTAGTGCGCGACA
It contains:
- a CDS encoding TonB-dependent siderophore receptor, which encodes MTPIRPLALAPERTAGPTLNRLALGLLLAGTAGAASAATELPTQTVSARQDYGYRSDSASVASFDEAPLLDTPASISVINEDMIKDQQARLLSEVLRNDASVGQSYAPVGYYENFEVRGFSLNAASSYKINGRTITGEQNVALENKQRVEVLKGLSGLQSGVSEPGGLINYVTKRPTDIRSVTVSTDDRGSGYLATDVGGWFGSEQQFGLRANLAHEDLHSYVEHANGQRDFASLAFDWNISPNALLQLDIEYQNKEQRSAPGYQLLGGTALPHHASPKKLLAHQSGSKPVTNESLNISGNFEYRFNDDWKGNLSASRSRVVIDDYSSFAWGGCTTGCINDNGNYFSPEGNYDIYDFRSPDDTRRNDEVQAVLSGRFDAGGLGHELSLGTSAFRRVVNNRDQVMHPIGDGNIDSEPADFSRYNGPLGDSHRRLDSRQYGLFLSDRISFNEQWQTVLGGREVRLDEKASNTLSGTDRHTQRYMFLPQAALIYKPMANLSLYTQYGKGLSLGGQAPWFITTNKFEILAPTVSRQIETGIKYDWQRMSFTAALFQMRQAYQYARPDGNGQFTYIQQGQQKNTGLELSANGWATQRLQVAASVAAIRARVEGTGTPAYEGHQALNVPRLRASLQGDYALPWLDGLALLGGMQYSASKYADRTGNVSAGSYAIFNIGSRYSTRIDGYDTVFRLTVDNLFDKRYWRDVGEYLGDDYLFQGAPLTARLSASINF
- a CDS encoding FAD-binding oxidoreductase, giving the protein MLPPAPDNTPLQPLPTDLVDELTALLGQRFSTAASVREHHGRDISALDPLPPQGVAFVHHLDEIIAVQQACHRHRVPIIPYGSGSSLEGWLHAVHGGVCIDVSAMNQILEIRVDDMDVTVQPGVTRKQLNAALHGTGLFFPIDPGADASLGGMAATRASGTNAVRYGTMRENVLALTAVLADGRVLHTGGRARKSSSGYDLTHLLVGSGGTLATVAELTVKLHPIPEAISAAVCNFPSVDQAVQTVIQAIQLGVPIARIELIDALTVRALNAYSKTRLNEAPSLFFELHGSESSVKEQVETIRLLADEHGGQDFEWAVHPEDRSRLWQARHDGYFAAVALRPGCRALTTDAVVPISRLAECIEATSADLQQQGLLAPIFGHVGDGNFHAVILVDPDDPEEVQRADGVAQRLAERAIALQGSCTGEHGIGLTKQAYMSLEHGQNAVDAMAAIKAALDPRQLMNPGKIFPRGPATD
- a CDS encoding LysR family transcriptional regulator codes for the protein MEIRQLKYFVAVVDAGSLSRAAREVHVAQSALSKQMSALEADLGAQLFHRSNSGIRVNDAGKLFYEYAQGLLKHLQDARAALSSEPGALTGSIVVALPQSVASTVALPLIQAVARTYPKVELHLNEELTGNLVDQLVRGRVDIALFTPIGLPPQVSFSPLLEEDFYLIHRADDRHAPPPGEVTLAEAVARPLVFPSRAHSHSTRACVDQALERLHLPPAQVAMEVNSVHILKSAVEAGIGPSIMPLNLALREVAEGRLVAHAIEPREVFRTLGICVCEALPGSNLRSAIANLIAQVVRDMSRSGEWPATRLLPET